In Lemur catta isolate mLemCat1 chromosome 1, mLemCat1.pri, whole genome shotgun sequence, one DNA window encodes the following:
- the LOC123642668 gene encoding keratin-associated protein 13-1-like has protein sequence MSYSCCSGNVSSRSFGGYLHSLGTSCGSSFPRNLVYSTNLCSPSTCQLGSSLYSGCQEICCEPITSFKTSYVVSSPCQTSCYHPRTSLRCSPYQTTYSGSLGFGSSSCRSLGYGSRSCYSLSCGSSSFRPLGYEGCSFPSLSSASGCYHPSYLASRSCQSSCYRPTCGSHFYRFTC, from the coding sequence ATGTCCTACAGCTGCTGCTCTGGAAATGTCTCCTCTCGCTCTTTTGGGGGCTACTTGCACTCCCTGGGCACCTCCTGTGGCTCTTCCTTCCCCAGAAACCTGGTCTACAGCACTAATCTCTGCTCCCCCAGCACCTGCCAGCTGGGCTCCTCTCTCTATAGTGGCTGTCAGGAGATATGCTGTGAGCCCATTACCAGTTTCAAGACGTCCTATGTGGTGTCCAGTCCCTGCCAGACATCCTGCTACCACCCCAGGACCTCCTTGCGCTGCAGTCCCTACCAGACGACTTACTCTGGATCTCTGGGCTTTGGATCCAGCAGCTGCCGCTCCCTGGGCTATGGATCAAGGAGCTGTTACTCCCTGAGCTGTGGATCCAGCAGCTTCAGACCCTTGGGTTATGAAGGCTGCAGCTTCCCTTCTCTGAGCAGTGCATCAGGATGCTACCACCCATCCTACCTGGCTTCTAGGAGCTGCCAGTCTTCTTGTTACAGACCAACCTGTGGATCTCACTTCTATCGATTTACTTGCTAA